In one window of Bradyrhizobium diazoefficiens DNA:
- a CDS encoding DUF1489 family protein produces the protein MPLHLIKLAVGCDSVKELKGWIAERMQTAKKKGLPQHHIHVTRMVPKRDAEILAGGSLYWVIKGEIAAREKIIGIEPFRDKDGIGRCRIVMQPKVISVSPRPMRPFQGWRYLADDSVPSDLGKSAAGTIAAMPEPMRRELRDLGLL, from the coding sequence ATGCCACTCCATCTGATCAAGCTTGCCGTCGGCTGCGACTCCGTCAAGGAATTGAAGGGGTGGATCGCCGAACGGATGCAGACCGCCAAGAAGAAGGGTCTGCCGCAACACCACATCCACGTCACCCGCATGGTGCCCAAGCGCGATGCTGAGATTCTGGCGGGCGGCTCGCTCTATTGGGTCATCAAGGGCGAGATCGCCGCGCGCGAGAAGATCATCGGCATCGAGCCGTTTCGCGACAAGGACGGCATCGGACGCTGCCGCATCGTCATGCAGCCGAAGGTGATCTCGGTGTCGCCGCGGCCGATGCGCCCGTTCCAGGGCTGGCGCTATCTCGCCGACGATTCCGTGCCGTCCGATCTCGGTAAATCCGCTGCGGGCACCATCGCCGCCATGCCGGAACCGATGCGCCGCGAGTTGCGCGATCTCGGACTGCTCTAG
- a CDS encoding VWA domain-containing protein yields the protein MPGDPIKPRNSDAVSATAESDGVLPQAKTSTSEDVAAFVAKAHALSPHAPGAKGRLIFALDATMSRQPTWDMACALQADMFREAAVLGSLDIRLVYYRGYNECRATGWISDSSKLATLMSKIDCRGGDTQIGRVLTDARCEAVASGVRAVVFVGDAMEEKVDALCAKAGELGMLKVPVFLFQEGHDAVAEQAFREIARLTGGAWCRFDPGAAVQLRELLRAAAAYAAGGREALLRLAKTASGAAKLIGQMK from the coding sequence ATGCCTGGCGACCCCATCAAACCGCGCAATAGCGATGCCGTGTCGGCGACAGCCGAAAGCGACGGCGTGTTGCCGCAGGCAAAGACCTCGACCTCGGAGGACGTCGCCGCCTTCGTCGCCAAGGCGCATGCACTGTCGCCGCATGCCCCCGGCGCGAAGGGCCGCCTGATCTTCGCGCTGGATGCGACGATGAGCCGGCAGCCGACCTGGGACATGGCCTGCGCGCTTCAGGCGGACATGTTCCGCGAGGCGGCGGTGCTCGGCAGCCTCGACATCCGGCTCGTCTACTATCGCGGCTACAACGAATGCCGCGCCACAGGGTGGATTTCCGACAGCAGCAAGCTTGCGACGCTGATGAGCAAGATCGATTGCCGCGGCGGCGATACTCAGATCGGCAGGGTGCTGACCGACGCGCGGTGCGAGGCGGTCGCATCGGGCGTGCGTGCGGTGGTGTTCGTCGGCGACGCCATGGAGGAGAAGGTCGACGCGCTCTGCGCCAAGGCCGGCGAGCTCGGCATGCTGAAGGTGCCGGTGTTCCTGTTTCAGGAAGGCCATGACGCGGTCGCCGAGCAGGCGTTTCGCGAGATCGCGCGTCTGACCGGTGGCGCCTGGTGCCGGTTCGATCCGGGCGCGGCGGTGCAGCTGCGCGAACTGTTGCGGGCGGCCGCGGCCTACGCCGCCGGTGGTCGTGAGGCGCTATTGAGATTGGCGAAGACCGCGAGCGGCGCGGCAAAGCTGATCGGACAGATGAAGTAG
- a CDS encoding alpha/beta fold hydrolase, giving the protein MKRGIAVLICVSALCGVAYFTASKWAIKHETITFYDPSRDNRPVPVDIAIRRDKEMQANAGMITLPVAVINHGNTVKNTEYGFLANVFAARGYLVVSPQHDLPTDPPMVTKPGELYVGRLPQILRGVANIHLAMQEMKKVQPNADYSRVTMVGHSMGGDITMYFAKQYPDEVKKVVTLDNLRVPFVTAGKFKILSFRSHDPQFKTDPGVIPTDEECEKAGIQVVKTDFQHNDMRDTGPDDAKNSIQGMLDQFLSDTDSAIAPVDTTSSPPKVLEPGPVALMSPAKS; this is encoded by the coding sequence ATGAAGCGTGGAATTGCCGTTCTGATTTGTGTCAGTGCCCTCTGCGGCGTCGCCTATTTCACGGCGAGCAAGTGGGCCATCAAGCACGAGACCATCACCTTCTACGATCCTTCGCGCGACAATCGTCCCGTGCCTGTCGACATCGCGATCCGTCGCGACAAGGAAATGCAGGCCAATGCCGGCATGATCACGTTGCCGGTTGCCGTGATCAATCACGGTAACACCGTCAAGAACACCGAGTACGGCTTCCTCGCCAACGTCTTTGCCGCGCGCGGCTATCTCGTCGTCAGCCCGCAGCATGATTTGCCGACCGATCCGCCGATGGTGACCAAGCCCGGCGAGCTCTATGTCGGCCGCCTGCCGCAGATCCTGCGCGGCGTTGCCAATATCCATCTGGCGATGCAGGAAATGAAGAAGGTTCAGCCCAACGCGGACTACAGCCGGGTCACGATGGTCGGCCACTCCATGGGCGGCGACATCACGATGTATTTCGCCAAGCAGTATCCGGATGAGGTCAAGAAGGTCGTGACGTTGGACAATCTCCGCGTGCCTTTCGTGACCGCCGGCAAGTTCAAGATCCTTTCGTTCCGTTCCCATGATCCGCAGTTCAAGACTGATCCGGGCGTGATCCCGACCGACGAGGAGTGCGAGAAGGCCGGTATTCAGGTTGTGAAGACGGACTTCCAGCACAACGACATGCGCGACACCGGTCCGGATGACGCCAAGAACTCGATCCAGGGCATGCTCGATCAATTCCTGAGCGACACCGACAGCGCGATCGCGCCGGTCGACACCACGTCGTCGCCGCCGAAGGTGCTCGAACCGGGTCCGGTCGCCCTGATGTCGCCAGCCAAGAGCTGA
- a CDS encoding glutathione S-transferase family protein has protein sequence MAALKLAIGNKNYSSWSMRPWLALRASDIPFVETVIPLYTDNPADKEQILSFSRAGKVPVLVDGDITVWDSLSIIEYIAERYPEKKLWPDDVAGRAFARSVCAEMHSGFMALRSECGMNLHRPVRAIALSADAQANVARIEEIWRACRTRYGAGGPFLFGRFGAADAMYAPVVHRFRTYAIEVGPEAKAYMETMMALPAFQEWTRDGIAETLVIEKFENV, from the coding sequence ATGGCAGCGCTCAAGCTGGCGATCGGCAACAAGAACTACTCGTCTTGGTCGATGCGGCCCTGGCTCGCACTGCGCGCCAGCGACATCCCGTTCGTGGAGACCGTGATCCCGCTCTACACCGACAACCCCGCGGACAAGGAGCAGATTCTGTCCTTCAGTCGGGCCGGCAAGGTGCCGGTGCTGGTCGACGGCGACATCACGGTATGGGATTCGCTCAGCATCATCGAATACATCGCCGAGCGCTATCCTGAGAAGAAGCTGTGGCCCGACGACGTCGCCGGCCGCGCTTTTGCCCGTTCGGTGTGCGCCGAGATGCATTCCGGTTTCATGGCGCTGCGCAGCGAATGCGGCATGAACCTGCATCGGCCCGTGCGGGCAATCGCGCTGTCGGCGGATGCGCAGGCCAACGTCGCCCGCATCGAGGAGATCTGGCGGGCGTGCCGGACACGTTACGGCGCAGGCGGGCCGTTCCTGTTCGGCCGCTTCGGCGCGGCGGATGCGATGTATGCCCCGGTCGTCCACCGCTTCCGCACCTATGCGATCGAGGTCGGCCCCGAGGCCAAGGCGTACATGGAGACGATGATGGCGCTGCCGGCCTTCCAGGAATGGACCCGCGACGGGATCGCCGAAACGCTTGTCATCGAAAAGTTCGAGAACGTGTAG
- a CDS encoding TadE/TadG family type IV pilus assembly protein, whose amino-acid sequence MFRLPLARCILRYLARFAAGEQGNVAVIFAILLFPTIYLLGMTLDYTQAQRRQSQLDAAADAAAIAAVTPSMMAQSTTVAQTTATNIFNATANAIAGGLTGAPVLTVNVGNIGLVRSATVSYTANSSNAFPTLLGAPVWPIKGAATASASGAPNINFYLLLDDSPSMGIAATSDDITNLIAATKNQPSGSANCAFACHEAHPNLDSGASASTVDNLTIARNKNITLRIDLVAQATASLMKTAQSTEATQNNTYKAAIYSFDYGFNTVYAPSGLPSADLTSAATAAANNISLLKVDHQNCVVSGSCTTDYGTDIENALTSVNALMPLPGGGSNQTGDTPQEVIFLVTDGVDDKMVSLSSSCSGTPLANGSKYRCQQPINTSICTTIKNRGIRIAVLYTEYLPLTSNGWYTSYIAPFNNPSSSTGQIAQNAKSCASPGLFYDVQSGGDITDALKKLFLLVVETAPHLTN is encoded by the coding sequence ATGTTTCGCCTGCCCCTCGCCCGGTGCATTCTTCGATACCTCGCTCGCTTTGCCGCCGGCGAGCAAGGCAACGTCGCCGTCATCTTTGCGATCTTGCTGTTCCCGACCATCTATTTGCTGGGCATGACCCTCGATTACACTCAGGCGCAACGCCGGCAATCGCAACTGGACGCCGCAGCTGATGCCGCCGCAATCGCGGCCGTGACACCATCGATGATGGCCCAAAGCACAACGGTCGCACAGACGACCGCCACGAATATCTTCAATGCAACAGCGAATGCAATCGCCGGCGGCCTGACTGGGGCGCCCGTCCTGACCGTCAACGTCGGCAACATCGGCTTGGTGCGCAGTGCGACCGTTAGTTACACAGCGAACTCCAGCAACGCCTTCCCGACCCTGCTCGGCGCTCCCGTGTGGCCGATCAAGGGCGCAGCGACGGCCAGCGCCTCCGGCGCGCCGAACATCAACTTCTACTTGCTGCTCGACGACTCGCCATCAATGGGAATTGCAGCGACATCGGACGATATCACCAACTTGATCGCCGCCACGAAAAACCAACCTTCCGGCTCCGCGAACTGCGCGTTCGCCTGCCATGAAGCGCATCCCAATCTCGACAGCGGTGCAAGCGCCTCGACCGTGGACAACCTCACCATCGCACGCAACAAGAACATCACGCTGCGCATCGACCTCGTGGCCCAGGCGACGGCAAGTCTAATGAAGACCGCGCAATCCACCGAGGCGACACAGAACAACACTTACAAGGCTGCGATCTATTCATTCGACTACGGGTTCAACACGGTGTATGCGCCGTCGGGGCTGCCATCCGCCGACCTGACGAGTGCCGCGACCGCGGCCGCGAACAACATTTCGCTTCTCAAAGTCGACCATCAGAACTGCGTCGTTTCGGGGAGTTGCACCACCGACTACGGCACCGACATCGAAAACGCGCTCACGAGCGTCAACGCCCTCATGCCGTTGCCCGGCGGAGGGTCAAATCAGACCGGGGATACGCCTCAGGAAGTGATCTTCCTCGTCACCGACGGGGTTGACGACAAGATGGTGTCGCTGAGCTCGTCCTGCAGCGGAACGCCGCTTGCCAACGGCTCCAAGTATCGGTGTCAGCAACCGATCAATACGTCAATATGCACGACGATCAAGAACCGGGGAATTCGCATCGCGGTGCTCTATACCGAGTACCTGCCGCTCACAAGCAACGGCTGGTACACCTCCTACATCGCGCCGTTCAACAATCCCTCGTCGTCGACCGGACAGATCGCGCAAAATGCGAAATCCTGCGCGTCGCCCGGCTTGTTCTATGACGTCCAATCGGGCGGCGACATCACCGACGCACTCAAGAAACTGTTCCTGTTGGTCGTGGAAACGGCCCCTCACCTGACGAACTGA
- a CDS encoding D-alanyl-D-alanine carboxypeptidase, translating into MLRNNWSSSRWARVGIFGLLTVTTAVIFTTDAADARRYRRHYAHHRVHRDVSESYSPQFASIIVDGNSGAVLQSTSPDGLRHPASLTKIMTLYLLFERLESGKMKLDTEMPVSQHAADQDPTKLNLRAGQTIRVEDAIKGLVTRSANDAAVVIAEAIGGDEEDFAAMMTRKARALGMSKTVYRNANGLPNDEQVTTARDQATLGRAIQERFPRYYRYFSTTSFTWRGEQIRNHNHLLGSVEGVDGIKTGYTRASGFNLVTSMRRGNRHLIGVVLGGRSSGSRDAIMRNLLAENLEKGATTHTVVAVTERNSAEASTEIADASDTPARPAPQVQVAAAPAPEAAAPRLVSRLSALAAATAAMPPAQPKPEAKATESRIEPAPLTNGVISSQPLSLIPGSSEPMKPVRVKTVQVKAGAVKVASAAPAQVAPQVTNAISSRNDVAETSRAVVARADVINRPESVRAEVARTELPQQPSGFGTGNGILGVLPATTAAVPAPAPVARLASADPAPQPIQMSATIKPAVTHSGWIVQVGALESEGEAQQRIEAARSSARGLLSKADPFTEPVVARDNRKLYRARFAGLERDQAEAVCRALKRADISCMTVRN; encoded by the coding sequence ATGCTTCGTAACAACTGGTCTTCCTCGCGCTGGGCGCGGGTTGGCATTTTCGGGCTTCTCACGGTCACTACAGCCGTCATCTTCACAACCGACGCTGCCGACGCTCGACGCTATCGGCGCCACTATGCGCACCACCGGGTGCATCGCGATGTTTCCGAGAGCTACAGCCCGCAATTCGCGTCGATCATCGTCGACGGCAATTCTGGTGCAGTGCTCCAGTCGACCAGCCCGGACGGACTTCGTCATCCCGCTTCGCTCACCAAGATCATGACGCTCTATCTGCTGTTCGAGCGCCTCGAGTCCGGCAAGATGAAACTCGACACCGAGATGCCGGTGTCCCAGCACGCCGCCGATCAGGATCCGACCAAGCTGAACCTGCGTGCCGGCCAGACCATCCGCGTCGAGGACGCGATCAAGGGTCTCGTCACCCGCTCCGCCAATGACGCGGCTGTTGTGATCGCCGAAGCGATCGGCGGCGACGAGGAGGATTTCGCCGCGATGATGACGCGCAAGGCGCGCGCGCTCGGCATGTCCAAGACGGTCTACCGCAATGCCAACGGCCTTCCCAACGACGAGCAGGTGACGACCGCGCGCGATCAGGCCACGCTCGGCCGCGCCATCCAGGAGCGCTTCCCGCGCTACTATCGCTATTTCTCGACGACCTCGTTCACTTGGCGCGGCGAGCAGATCCGCAACCACAATCACCTGCTCGGCAGTGTCGAGGGCGTGGACGGGATCAAGACCGGCTACACCCGCGCCTCCGGCTTCAACCTCGTGACCTCGATGCGCCGCGGCAACCGCCATCTGATCGGCGTGGTGCTCGGCGGCCGCAGCAGCGGTTCGCGCGACGCCATCATGCGCAATCTGCTTGCGGAAAATCTCGAGAAGGGCGCAACCACCCACACAGTCGTGGCGGTGACCGAGCGCAACAGTGCTGAAGCCAGCACCGAAATTGCCGATGCCTCGGATACCCCTGCCCGCCCCGCTCCGCAGGTTCAGGTCGCAGCCGCTCCTGCGCCCGAGGCAGCCGCGCCGCGTCTCGTCTCGCGCCTGTCGGCGCTCGCAGCTGCGACCGCCGCCATGCCGCCGGCGCAACCGAAGCCTGAGGCCAAGGCCACGGAATCCAGGATCGAGCCCGCGCCGCTCACCAATGGCGTGATCTCGAGCCAGCCGCTTTCCCTCATCCCGGGTTCGTCCGAGCCGATGAAGCCGGTCCGGGTCAAGACGGTTCAGGTCAAGGCCGGCGCGGTCAAGGTCGCGTCCGCCGCCCCGGCCCAGGTCGCGCCGCAGGTCACCAACGCGATTTCGTCCCGCAACGACGTCGCGGAGACCTCCCGCGCTGTCGTCGCCAGGGCCGATGTCATTAACAGGCCGGAGTCCGTCAGGGCCGAGGTCGCCCGGACCGAGCTGCCGCAGCAGCCGTCGGGCTTCGGCACCGGTAACGGCATCCTCGGCGTGCTGCCGGCGACCACCGCCGCCGTCCCGGCGCCCGCCCCTGTCGCCAGGCTTGCCTCAGCCGATCCGGCGCCACAGCCGATCCAGATGAGCGCCACCATCAAGCCGGCCGTCACCCATAGCGGCTGGATCGTCCAGGTCGGCGCGCTTGAGAGCGAGGGTGAGGCCCAGCAGCGCATTGAGGCCGCGCGCAGCTCGGCCCGCGGCCTCCTCAGCAAGGCTGATCCTTTCACCGAGCCGGTCGTCGCTAGGGACAATCGCAAGCTCTACCGCGCCCGCTTTGCCGGTCTCGAGCGCGACCAGGCCGAAGCGGTGTGCCGGGCACTGAAGCGCGCCGACATCTCCTGCATGACCGTCCGCAACTGA
- a CDS encoding TadE/TadG family type IV pilus assembly protein — MTRMPMRLREFRADENGVAAIELAIVLPFMLLLCMGGVELGNALSINVKVTATVHTIADILSQNKCVTTSDVTGILNASSRVLSPYDITKAVVTVTEVQPTGDNITAKVIWSQSLNGTARTTGTTVNLPTSLTGVPTTTGLILGETTYFYTPNLGYTISGTVTLSDSYYLYPRQTSFVPTITSGTTPPVPGTSCPTS; from the coding sequence ATGACCCGCATGCCCATGCGCCTGAGGGAATTCCGAGCCGACGAAAATGGCGTGGCAGCCATCGAGCTTGCCATCGTACTGCCGTTCATGCTGCTGCTTTGCATGGGCGGAGTCGAGCTCGGCAACGCGCTCTCGATCAACGTCAAGGTCACGGCGACGGTGCATACCATCGCCGATATCCTGTCGCAGAACAAATGTGTGACGACCAGCGACGTCACCGGCATTCTCAACGCCTCTTCCAGAGTCCTCTCACCTTATGACATCACCAAGGCCGTCGTGACGGTCACTGAGGTGCAGCCGACCGGCGACAACATCACGGCCAAGGTGATCTGGAGCCAGTCGCTTAACGGAACGGCAAGAACGACGGGAACAACGGTCAACCTGCCGACATCCCTGACGGGGGTGCCGACCACAACTGGGCTTATTCTCGGTGAGACGACGTATTTCTATACGCCTAACCTCGGCTACACGATCAGCGGGACCGTTACGCTCAGCGACAGCTACTATCTGTACCCGCGCCAAACGAGCTTTGTCCCGACCATCACAAGCGGGACGACGCCGCCCGTCCCAGGAACCTCATGTCCAACCTCTTGA
- a CDS encoding TadE/TadG family type IV pilus assembly protein yields the protein MPELRAISGKRRLRGLFATFRKDEDGANAVEFALVAPVFIALLVGIIQIFLVFFGQQLLQQIVQQSARQIMTGQAQSAGMTQTQFSTLVCSQVRIIFNCNNLMISVQSGSDWSALSAAAPTLTFNADGSVANSWPYNPGGPSDKVILAVIYQWPVFMGPLGFTLANLPNGNRQITASAAFQNEPYQ from the coding sequence ATGCCCGAGTTGCGAGCCATATCCGGAAAGCGACGCCTTCGCGGGCTGTTCGCAACTTTCCGCAAAGACGAAGACGGCGCGAACGCTGTCGAATTCGCGCTGGTTGCGCCGGTGTTCATCGCGTTGCTGGTTGGAATCATCCAGATCTTCCTGGTCTTCTTCGGCCAGCAGCTGCTTCAGCAGATCGTGCAGCAGTCGGCGCGACAGATCATGACCGGCCAGGCACAGTCGGCCGGCATGACGCAGACCCAATTTTCGACCCTGGTGTGCTCGCAGGTCCGTATCATCTTCAACTGCAACAATCTGATGATCAGCGTTCAGTCCGGGAGCGATTGGTCGGCGTTGAGCGCGGCTGCACCGACATTGACTTTCAATGCCGACGGCAGTGTCGCCAACAGCTGGCCCTACAACCCAGGCGGTCCTTCCGACAAGGTCATCCTGGCGGTGATCTACCAATGGCCGGTCTTCATGGGACCGCTCGGTTTTACCCTTGCGAACCTGCCCAATGGCAATCGCCAGATCACAGCGTCCGCCGCTTTCCAGAACGAGCCCTATCAATGA
- a CDS encoding division plane positioning ATPase MipZ, which translates to MLVQASQSQSGSAHVVVLGNEKGGSGKSTTALHIAVALLKAGQRVATIDLDCRQQSFTHYINNRSAWARRTKLDLELPTHRCIKLGETMQVAENENSEFLQFMEAVSAVESSFDFIVIDTPGTDSYLMRLAHSMADTLVTPINDSFLDFDVLGTVDPANYAVTGESHYAEMVRDVRRKRRQLDGSSTDWIVVRNRLSMLGSRNKQLVADSLKDLSLRLGFRYVDGFAERVVYREFFPRGLTALDEIDEATLGMRPNLGHLTAREEVTSLLRQLKLPLDERGRRRAANRAEWFSQVDKPLEVHDILGA; encoded by the coding sequence ATGCTTGTGCAGGCTAGCCAAAGCCAATCCGGCTCGGCGCACGTCGTTGTGCTCGGCAATGAGAAGGGCGGCTCCGGCAAATCGACCACCGCCCTGCACATCGCGGTTGCGCTCCTGAAGGCCGGCCAGCGCGTCGCCACCATCGACCTCGACTGCCGCCAGCAAAGCTTCACTCACTACATCAATAACCGTTCCGCCTGGGCGCGGCGCACCAAGCTCGACCTCGAGCTGCCGACGCATCGCTGCATCAAGCTCGGCGAGACCATGCAGGTCGCCGAGAACGAGAATTCCGAGTTCCTTCAATTCATGGAGGCGGTCTCGGCGGTCGAGAGCAGTTTCGACTTCATCGTCATCGATACGCCCGGCACCGACAGCTATCTGATGCGGCTCGCCCATTCGATGGCCGATACGCTGGTCACGCCGATCAACGACAGCTTTCTCGATTTCGACGTGCTCGGCACCGTCGATCCCGCCAACTACGCGGTAACAGGGGAAAGCCATTACGCCGAGATGGTGCGCGACGTCAGGCGCAAGCGCCGCCAGCTCGACGGCTCGTCGACCGACTGGATCGTGGTGCGGAACCGTCTGTCGATGCTCGGCTCCCGCAACAAGCAGCTCGTTGCCGACAGCCTGAAGGATTTGTCGCTGCGGCTCGGCTTCCGCTACGTCGACGGTTTCGCCGAGCGCGTCGTCTATCGTGAATTCTTCCCGCGTGGCCTGACCGCGCTGGACGAGATCGACGAGGCCACGCTCGGCATGCGGCCGAATCTCGGCCATCTCACTGCGCGGGAAGAGGTCACGAGCCTGCTGCGCCAGCTCAAGCTGCCGCTCGACGAACGTGGCCGCCGACGTGCGGCAAATCGCGCCGAGTGGTTCAGCCAGGTGGACAAGCCGCTCGAGGTTCACGATATCCTCGGCGCCTGA
- the panC gene encoding pantoate--beta-alanine ligase: protein MSRSPLITRTVPALRRAVDNLRKRKATVALVPTMGALHDGHVSLVRLAKRRANRVVVSIFVNPTQFAPTEDFGAYPRTWKADIAKLAAEDVEIVWHPGVEAMYPEGFATRIVPEGPALAGLEDRFRPHFFGGVATVVGKLFTQCRPDVAIFGEKDFQQLRVVTQMARDLDLGVKVIGSRTVRERDGLAMSSRNVYLSPEERQTASTLCRAMKDSAGRIRAGEAIAPAMARGAETIKAAGFALDYFEARHAETLAPATSRKDGPLRILVAAKLGATRLIDNIAV from the coding sequence ATGTCACGAAGCCCCTTGATCACCCGCACGGTGCCCGCCCTGCGACGCGCCGTCGACAACCTTCGCAAGCGAAAGGCCACGGTCGCGCTGGTGCCGACCATGGGGGCACTCCATGACGGACATGTGTCGCTGGTCCGCCTGGCCAAACGGCGTGCAAACCGCGTCGTGGTCTCGATCTTCGTCAATCCAACTCAGTTCGCCCCGACCGAGGATTTCGGCGCCTATCCGCGTACCTGGAAGGCCGACATCGCCAAGCTCGCAGCCGAGGATGTCGAGATCGTCTGGCATCCCGGCGTCGAAGCGATGTATCCGGAAGGCTTTGCGACCCGCATCGTCCCGGAGGGGCCGGCGCTGGCTGGACTCGAGGATCGCTTCCGGCCGCACTTCTTTGGCGGCGTCGCCACCGTCGTCGGCAAGCTGTTCACGCAATGCCGGCCGGATGTCGCGATCTTCGGCGAGAAGGACTTTCAGCAATTGCGCGTGGTGACGCAGATGGCGCGCGACCTCGACCTCGGCGTGAAGGTGATCGGATCCCGCACAGTGCGCGAGCGCGACGGGCTTGCGATGTCCTCGCGCAACGTCTACCTCTCGCCCGAGGAGCGGCAGACCGCCTCCACGCTCTGCCGCGCCATGAAGGACAGTGCCGGACGCATCCGGGCCGGTGAAGCCATCGCGCCCGCGATGGCGCGCGGCGCCGAGACGATCAAGGCGGCCGGTTTTGCACTCGACTATTTCGAGGCCCGCCATGCCGAGACGCTGGCGCCGGCCACCTCGCGCAAGGATGGCCCTTTGCGGATCCTGGTCGCGGCCAAGCTCGGCGCGACCCGGCTGATCGACAATATCGCGGTTTAG
- a CDS encoding DnaJ domain-containing protein — translation MTLIAGVIAVITLYLLLQMFRAANPAVLARAIKVGGGMVALAVAAFTGLRGELAVAIPLGIFGAGLLGWAPLANAGFGNIGGLFGGGARRPSGQTSRVRSQFLDMRLDHESGQLSGQIVAGPHAGRSLDEFELASLLAMVPAFDAESVALLESYLDRRFPAWRQNAQGDAAGGQRRTAASGKMTAEEAYQILGLQPGAGRDDIGRAHKSLMKKLHPDQGGSTYLAARVNEAKDTLLRTHNG, via the coding sequence ATGACTCTGATCGCCGGCGTTATCGCCGTTATCACACTCTACCTGCTGCTCCAGATGTTCCGCGCTGCGAATCCGGCCGTGCTGGCGCGCGCCATCAAGGTCGGCGGTGGAATGGTCGCGCTCGCCGTGGCGGCCTTCACTGGCTTGCGGGGCGAACTGGCTGTGGCGATCCCGCTCGGGATATTCGGTGCCGGACTGCTCGGTTGGGCGCCGCTGGCGAATGCGGGCTTCGGCAATATCGGCGGGCTATTCGGCGGCGGTGCGAGGCGTCCGTCCGGCCAGACCTCGCGCGTACGCTCGCAATTCCTGGACATGCGGCTCGATCACGAGTCCGGCCAGCTCTCGGGCCAGATCGTCGCGGGGCCTCACGCCGGGCGCAGTCTCGACGAGTTCGAACTTGCAAGTCTGCTGGCGATGGTTCCGGCGTTCGACGCCGAGAGCGTGGCCTTACTTGAAAGCTATCTGGACCGCCGGTTTCCCGCTTGGCGTCAGAACGCGCAGGGCGACGCGGCAGGGGGGCAGCGCCGCACGGCGGCGAGCGGCAAAATGACGGCGGAGGAGGCCTATCAGATCCTTGGCCTGCAGCCGGGGGCGGGGCGCGACGACATCGGCCGGGCGCACAAGTCCCTGATGAAGAAACTCCATCCCGACCAGGGGGGCTCGACGTATCTCGCTGCCCGGGTAAACGAGGCCAAGGATACTCTGCTTCGTACGCATAACGGCTAA
- a CDS encoding YidB family protein codes for MGILDSLENNPALRNALGQLGAAVLPAVMNEVLGSNNQGGLSAIVAKLQQAGLGDQVKSWLGNGQNMPISADQLRAVLGNDTVRQLAARYNIPVDQLGEILAQELPKAVDQASPEGHLPHGA; via the coding sequence ATGGGAATTCTGGACTCGCTGGAAAACAACCCCGCACTGCGCAACGCGCTCGGCCAGCTCGGTGCTGCCGTCCTGCCCGCCGTGATGAACGAGGTGCTCGGCAGCAACAATCAGGGCGGTCTCAGCGCGATCGTGGCAAAGCTCCAGCAGGCGGGCCTCGGCGACCAGGTCAAATCCTGGCTCGGCAACGGCCAGAACATGCCGATCTCGGCCGACCAGCTCCGCGCGGTGCTCGGCAACGACACCGTCCGTCAGCTCGCCGCGCGCTACAACATTCCGGTCGACCAGCTGGGCGAGATCCTGGCCCAGGAGCTGCCCAAGGCGGTGGATCAGGCGAGCCCGGAGGGCCATCTGCCCCACGGCGCCTGA
- a CDS encoding phasin family protein has translation MFKVEDFQNYGKEHFETCVASATSVQHGLQAIASAYGDYTKKSFEDTKSFVEKLSGVKSLDKAMEAQTDFARSAYETFVAESQKIAGLYSDLAKQAFKPVETVVSKFTPAAQ, from the coding sequence ATGTTCAAGGTTGAAGACTTTCAGAACTACGGGAAAGAGCATTTCGAGACGTGCGTTGCCTCCGCCACCTCGGTGCAGCACGGCCTCCAGGCGATCGCCAGCGCTTATGGCGACTACACCAAGAAGTCCTTCGAAGACACCAAGTCCTTCGTCGAGAAGCTCTCCGGCGTGAAGTCGCTGGACAAGGCGATGGAAGCCCAGACCGATTTCGCCCGCTCCGCCTACGAGACCTTCGTCGCGGAATCGCAGAAGATCGCCGGCCTCTACAGCGACCTCGCCAAGCAGGCGTTCAAGCCGGTCGAGACGGTTGTGTCGAAGTTCACCCCGGCCGCTCAATAA